The stretch of DNA CTTCTCAAAGCAATAGAGGACTCAAAGCTTTCACTTGTTATATTCTCTCAAAACTATGCTTCTTCTTCATGGTGCTTAGATGAACTTGTTCACATACTCAAATGCAAACACAGAAATGGACAGCTTGTTGTCCCTGTTTTCCATGGCATTGATCCATCCCATGTCAGAAAACAGAAGGGCAGCTATGAAGTTGCCTTTGCTCAACTTCAACAAAGATTTCACATTGATAAAGTCAAAGAGTGGAGGGATGCTTTGGAATCAGCTGCCAATTTGTCTGGATGGGATTCACTTAACACTAggtaatatttttaaaacttgGGGTAATTTTATATTTGCATATCCAACTCTCAACTAACTTGTTTTCTTCTAATTTGCTATTGACAAATAATAAACTCATTCATTCTTTATGTTTTATCATCGTCCAAATGTAATTAGAAAGTAATCATTATAATGGTGTTAATATTGTTATCCTTTCTTCTTCCAAAATCAGCCAAAATATatctttcataatttttttgtttcattGTGATTATTAGCTTTTATTTATCACTCTAAGGTATTAATATTTGCTTACATGCATATATGCAAGGCCTGAGTCcaaactagttgaagcaattgttGAAGACATTATAAACAAATTGAACAGTGTATATGTATCATCTTCATCAAGTGATGATGATTCCAAGGgtttggttggaattagtaaaCGTTATGAACAAGTAATGTCATTGTTAACCACAGAGTCATATGATATCCGAGTGGTAGGGATATGGGGAATAGGTGGTATAGGCAAGACAACTCTAGCTAGTGTCATATTCACAAGACTCATCTCTCAATTCGAAGGTGGTTGTTTTCTTCCAAATGTTAGAGAAGAAGCACAGAAACATGGACTAAATCACTTAAGGACTAAACTGTTGTCGACTTTGTTAGAGGAAGAAACTTCAAGCGCAAGCAACATGGTTGCGGGATCAACTTTTGCCAGGAGTAGGCTTCGACGAAAAAAAGTGCTTATTGTTCTTGATGATGTGAATGATTCAGAACAATTGGAACTTTTGGTTGGAGACCATGATAATTGGTTTGGTCTTGGAAGTAGAATCATTGTAACAACAAGAGATATTCAAGTGCTTAGAAAAGGAGCTAATGAAGTTTATGAGGTTAAGGAGCTAGATTTTGATGAAGCTCTTCAACTCTTTCAATTGAATGCTTTCAAGAATAGCTCTCCTCCTTCAACTGATTATATAGAGTTGTCTGAAAGGGTGGTTGATTATACTAAAGGGGTTCCATTGGCTCTTAAAGTTTTGGGTTCTTACCTTCATTCAAGAAGCAAAAAGGAATGGGAAAGTGCCttgaataaattgaaaaaaatgcCCAATATGAAAATTCATAGTGTTTTGAGGATAAGCTATGATGGATTAGATGAGAAAGAAAAGGATATATTTCTGGATATAGTGTGTTTCTTTAAGGGTGAAGATAGAAGTTTAGTAGAAAATATACTAGATGGTTGTGATTTATTTGCTGATATAGGAATAACAGATCTCATCAACAAGTCCCTTATAACTATCATAGAGAACAAAGTCTGGATGCATGATTTGCTACAAGAAATGGGTTGGGAAATTGTTCGCCAAGAATCGAAGGACCTTGGAAAGCGTAGTAGATTGTGGATTGCTGACGATGTCTGTCGAGTGTTGAAAACAAATACTGTAAGACTGCTAAATTCTCTATAGGAAAATCCTTTCCAATAAAAAGTTGAATATCTATGCATACATTACAGCTCATAATCTGTACTTTTTGGTAATGTTTTCAGGGAACTGCAACAATTGAGGGGATATTCCTTGATATGTCTAAGATGAGAGATGTAGACTTGAATCCTGAAGTATTTGTTAACATGTACAATTTAAGACTGCTCAAAATTTACAATTCTAACAATTTGATCAAGGGGTGCAAATTGCATTTCACTAGAGGTCTTCAGTGTCTCCCTGATGCTCTTCGTTATCTTCATTGGTATGGATACCCTTTAAAATCTTTACCATCCAATTTTAATCCAGAAAATCTTGTTGTACTTGAAATGCCTCACAGCCAAATTGAGCAACTTTGGAGCGAAAATCAGGTATGTTCTGGTTGGATTAAAAATGTCTATCAGCATTAGATAAAATCATGATTCATAACTTCTATATTGTTTTTTACAGTACCTCGACAAGTTAAGAAAGATTGATCTGAGTAACTCTGAGAATTTGACTCAATTCCCAGATCTCTCCCAAGCTCCACACCTTGAGAGTATGAATCTTGGAGGCCATAGAAATTTGCTGCAAGTTCCTTCATATCTTGAGTACTTTGACAAGCTAACAGTTCTCAATCTCAGCGGTAATTCAAACCTGAAAAATCTCAAAGCCATACCACAAAGAATTCAGTACTTAGACTTAGAGGGCACTGGCATAGAAGAATTGCCTTCCTCAATCGGGTCTCTTGACAAACTTTTCTCATTGATTCTTAGAAACTGTAAAGGCCTTAAGAAACTCTCCAGCAACATGCATAAACTGAAGTCCCTGGATCATCTTAACCTGTACGGTTGCTCTTCTCTTGACAACTTTCCAGATCTTCCCATGGAAATAAGATATCTAAATTTGAGTGGAACTGCTATAGAACAAGTACCTTCACAAATTGAGGGTCTGTCAAATCTCCAAATACTAGATTTGGGAAACTGCAGAAGGCTTAAGACAGCACCGAAAAGAATTATGCCTCTCACACAAGCTTGTTATGAAGATTATAAGCCTGATATTGAAATGGTCTCTTTTATGAATTGCCTAAATTTGGATGAGAATGCACGCGACAACCTTATGGAATACGCACAGCTTAGAGTTTGGCGCATGGCAACTGCAGCAGCATCATTGAGGCCAACACCTGCTGATGAAGATGTAAGTCTCCCTTTTAACTTTGTTAACATAAAATTACTCAAATAGGTCATTTAAAGCTTACTTGATAAACAATGTCATTAATCTCATGACTTAGGAACAGTCTCAACTTTTCGTTTGTTGTCCGGGAAATAAGATTCCCAGCTGGTTTAACTACCAATCTGAAGGTTCTTCCATAAGTATCAAGCTTCCTTCACAATGGTTTAGAACCAACTTCTTGGGTTTCACTCTATGTGTTGTTGTTGCATTTAACAACTACAAGGATTACAGTAGCTTGGATTTTCAAACTCAGTCCGAATTCACAACAAGCAGTGGTGAGAGCTACAAATTTGACACCAAGTTGATAGGTTGGGTAGGAAACGAGGGTTGGGACTCATTCACTGTTGTTAGATTAGTGGATGCAGATCACTTGTTCTTGTGGTATGACCATAGTTTCAATCTCAATGTTTTGAAAGGAGACGAAAGAGAAAACTGGTGTACTAATTTGCGGAATGCGACCGAAGTGTCATTTGAGTTCAAACCCGTGGATCTTTTCAGTGATCCTGTGGAGTCTTGCTACGTCAAAAACTGTGGAGTCTGTCTTATATATGCTCAAGATCAAGATTCAacaattgttatggatgaagaTGTTGGAAAGCTAACAGTGGGAGAAAGTAGTAAGAGTAAGAGACCCCGCCAAGCTTACGAACCCATTGGAACTTCCATTTTCTCTGACAATggagacgaagaagaagaaggggaacCCCAGCCTAAGAGAAATTGAAATCATTCATCCTATTTGTATGTAACATGTTCAGTGTATCAGTTTGCTGATTTTCAACTTATATCTTTTCATTCTCCCgttttttttaatgatcttctAGCTTTTCTAGAAGTAGTACTTCGCACAAATAATGTATACTTATTCTAACAGTTTCTCACAACGGAGAGGAAAGTTAAGAACAATAAGCAGAGAAAAATAGAAAGTGGGAAAACAGAGCATTATGCAAGATAATGAGCTGCCAATGAACTTGCTcattgtttcttttattttttgcttATTTTTCCTCGTAATTGCATTCATATTTATCTATCAACCCTATGCTTGGAAAGAAATATGTGGACAAGTATAGGAAATCAAAAACGTGTTGAATTATGGTACGACAAGATCCATAAGCTAATTGGTGTAGTTATTTCTATCTACTTTTCAACATTTCTTTCCAGTTCAATTATCTATATACAtggcattttattattttattattttattattatcattattttataagtCAACTATATTTTTAggcataattattt from Cannabis sativa cultivar Pink pepper isolate KNU-18-1 chromosome 2, ASM2916894v1, whole genome shotgun sequence encodes:
- the LOC115719447 gene encoding disease resistance protein RPV1 isoform X1 → MNISSMASSSSSVVVVDDDQVVNKYDVFISFRGVDTRDSFTSHVYSALCRKNVETYIDYKLERGHEISPALLKAIEDSKLSLVIFSQNYASSSWCLDELVHILKCKHRNGQLVVPVFHGIDPSHVRKQKGSYEVAFAQLQQRFHIDKVKEWRDALESAANLSGWDSLNTRPESKLVEAIVEDIINKLNSVYVSSSSSDDDSKGLVGISKRYEQVMSLLTTESYDIRVVGIWGIGGIGKTTLASVIFTRLISQFEGGCFLPNVREEAQKHGLNHLRTKLLSTLLEEETSSASNMVAGSTFARSRLRRKKVLIVLDDVNDSEQLELLVGDHDNWFGLGSRIIVTTRDIQVLRKGANEVYEVKELDFDEALQLFQLNAFKNSSPPSTDYIELSERVVDYTKGVPLALKVLGSYLHSRSKKEWESALNKLKKMPNMKIHSVLRISYDGLDEKEKDIFLDIVCFFKGEDRSLVENILDGCDLFADIGITDLINKSLITIIENKVWMHDLLQEMGWEIVRQESKDLGKRSRLWIADDVCRVLKTNTGTATIEGIFLDMSKMRDVDLNPEVFVNMYNLRLLKIYNSNNLIKGCKLHFTRGLQCLPDALRYLHWYGYPLKSLPSNFNPENLVVLEMPHSQIEQLWSENQYLDKLRKIDLSNSENLTQFPDLSQAPHLESMNLGGHRNLLQVPSYLEYFDKLTVLNLSGNSNLKNLKAIPQRIQYLDLEGTGIEELPSSIGSLDKLFSLILRNCKGLKKLSSNMHKLKSLDHLNLYGCSSLDNFPDLPMEIRYLNLSGTAIEQVPSQIEGLSNLQILDLGNCRRLKTAPKRIMPLTQACYEDYKPDIEMVSFMNCLNLDENARDNLMEYAQLRVWRMATAAASLRPTPADEDEQSQLFVCCPGNKIPSWFNYQSEGSSISIKLPSQWFRTNFLGFTLCVVVAFNNYKDYSSLDFQTQSEFTTSSGESYKFDTKLIGWVGNEGWDSFTVVRLVDADHLFLWYDHSFNLNVLKGDERENWCTNLRNATEVSFEFKPVDLFSDPVESCYVKNCGVCLIYAQDQDSTIVMDEDVGKLTVGESSKSKRPRQAYEPIGTSIFSDNGDEEEEGEPQPKRN
- the LOC115719447 gene encoding disease resistance protein RPV1 isoform X2, translated to MNISSMASSSSSVVVVDDDQVVNKYDVFISFRGVDTRDSFTSHVYSALCRKNVETYIDYKLERGHEISPALLKAIEDSKLSLVIFSQNYASSSWCLDELVHILKCKHRNGQLVVPVFHGIDPSHVRKQKGSYEVAFAQLQQRFHIDKVKEWRDALESAANLSGWDSLNTRPESKLVEAIVEDIINKLNSVYVSSSSSDDDSKGLVGISKRYEQVMSLLTTESYDIRVVGIWGIGGIGKTTLASVIFTRLISQFEGGCFLPNVREEAQKHGLNHLRTKLLSTLLEEETSSASNMVAGSTFARSRLRRKKVLIVLDDVNDSEQLELLVGDHDNWFGLGSRIIVTTRDIQVLRKGANEVYEVKELDFDEALQLFQLNAFKNSSPPSTDYIELSERVVDYTKGVPLALKVLGSYLHSRSKKEWESALNKLKKMPNMKIHSVLRISYDGLDEKEKDIFLDIVCFFKGEDRSLVENILDGCDLFADIGITDLINKSLITIIENKVWMHDLLQEMGWEIVRQESKDLGKRSRLWIADDVCRVLKTNTGTATIEGIFLDMSKMRDVDLNPEVFVNMYNLRLLKIYNSNNLIKGCKLHFTRGLQCLPDALRYLHWYGYPLKSLPSNFNPENLVVLEMPHSQIEQLWSENQYLDKLRKIDLSNSENLTQFPDLSQAPHLESMNLGGHRNLLQVPSYLEYFDKLTVLNLSGNSNLKNLKAIPQRIQYLDLEGTGIEELPSSIGSLDKLFSLILRNCKGLKKLSSNMHKLKSLDHLNLYGCSSLDNFPDLPMEIRYLNLSGTAIEQVPSQIEGLSNLQILDLGNCRRLKTAPKRIMPLTQACYEDYKPDIEMVSFMNCLNLDENARDNLMEYAQLRVWRMATAAASLRPTPADEDSQLFVCCPGNKIPSWFNYQSEGSSISIKLPSQWFRTNFLGFTLCVVVAFNNYKDYSSLDFQTQSEFTTSSGESYKFDTKLIGWVGNEGWDSFTVVRLVDADHLFLWYDHSFNLNVLKGDERENWCTNLRNATEVSFEFKPVDLFSDPVESCYVKNCGVCLIYAQDQDSTIVMDEDVGKLTVGESSKSKRPRQAYEPIGTSIFSDNGDEEEEGEPQPKRN